One genomic region from Phragmites australis chromosome 1, lpPhrAust1.1, whole genome shotgun sequence encodes:
- the LOC133921830 gene encoding TNF receptor-associated factor homolog 1a-like isoform X2: MKSEPFEAGGYKWYILVYPQGCDVSNHLSLFLCVANHDKLLPGWSHFAQFTIAVGNLDPKKVKYSDTLHRFWKKEHDWGWKKFMELSKIQDGFLVDDVIEIIAQVQVVREKVDRPFRCLDRPYQQELLRVYMTNIEQISRRFVEECRSKFIRLIEDKMRWSSFRAFWLAIDPTTRCRMSREKSDTILKIVVKHFFVEKEVTSTLVMDALYMGLKALEHHNKGKKGRVKVTDLEELSTPMVHVDMDMFVLAGDFMALLERAALEPLSCQPLSPKDDKCSQSRAKDDGSGEVNKVCIEREERRLTELGQKILETFVLSHIFSGIEVAYQEAVALKRQEELIREEELLENEMKGKRGSAIEKDKRTKKKQAKQKKNNRKVKDKEREEKSDSNFPERGRDGSTNHDKEDSKQAGQLAMKVDNSEEGASDVSDNLDGSIETLKKDSTVDIETLISSVSATVSSIRGKINNLLDSTSHISPNRGKTWRNRFIISMNTALDEDDLPSSSSSCSDRNTSGCGPAPRFDQDTALLTLKDRLRKLGQRLHEKEIEGRELLKAHLEKKAAAEAAAGSSSESSSDSLEKTQVLKNPEQSSVSDANISAPPPKAVPVATSDASNGAVPATATSTISTKSVPIATPTPIKLEPVLCKEHVSCSSQQIDRVTQMPSRSPLVDKAIPTPPKSPLPQVDTVTKATPAPPKSSTSQLVKVAKAIPAPQKSPAPEVDKVAHNSVSRQIPSTSISKALEDTVPDRVAVTSIPQTPTPTSRPSSAPLFQAPRSTVPPTPAVQVSPLLSHSMTVSGRLSDESSPSTPSYVTQAYRNAILGRGSLNTTSASIAQSTSMGQNISVLQPLSAYASATSVMVPPVERSDQLPGKQGCMFGLSKSEALDNWYPWKGNGDVNRHMWRDDTPNQQMTNCDARVHPWKDNSYQQASSSGTEQGRFGGLEYSLFQREIPTSSVSHQQQGPVGEEFPHLDIINDLLDEKASGSMAVSPLHEYRTFGLPISSRGNMVDSEMSSVSNSGRFNLTNQYYDEGYRGAYDTQNALHRLRDGQLSTLDVYSNRRLGSTAPKPWLYSHPNPAVNIGINSNVFSQQMGDYINLASGRVNEEYPEYLYRHPNGQ; this comes from the exons aTGAAAAGTGAACCATTTGAAGCTGGTGGTTACAAGTG GTATATTCTAGTTTACCCTCAAGGATGTGATGTCTCCAATCACTTGTCATTGTTTCTTTGTGTTGCTAATCACGACAAACTCCTCCCAG GATGGAGCCATTTTGCACAATTCACTATAGCCGTGGGCAACCTTGATCCTAAGAAAGTTAAATATTCAG ACACCTTGCACAGATTCTGGAAGAAGGAACATGATTGGGGATGGAAAAAGTTTATGGAGTTGTCAAAAATTCAAGATGGTTTTCTTGTTGATGATGTTATTGAAATCATAGCTCAAGTTCAAGTTGTCAG AGAGAAAGTGGACCGACCATTTCGTTGCCTTGATCGCCCTTATCAACAAGAATTGCTCCGTGTCTACATGACAAACATAGAGCAAATTTCCCGACGTTTTGTTGAAGAATGCAGAAGTAAATTTATCAGGCTCATTGAGGACAAAATGAGGTGGTCCAG TTTTCGTGCCTTCTGGCTTGCAATTGATCCAACCACAAGATGTCGCATGTCCAGAGAGAAGAGCGACACCATATTGAAAATAGTGGTGAAGCATTTTTTTGTCGAGAAAGAAGTCACCTCAACATTAGTTATGGACGCTCTGTATATGGGTTTGAAGGCACTTGAGCACCATAACAAGGGCAAGAAAGGGAGAGTAAAAGTAACGGACTTGGAGGAGCTATCAACCCCTATGGTCCATGTTGATATGGACATGTTTGTTTTGGCTGGTGATTTCATGGCTTTGCTTGAGAGGGCAGCTTTAGAGCCCTTGTCTTGTCAACCTCTGTCACCAAAGGATGACAAGTGTTCCCAGAGCCGTGCTAAG GATGATGGTTCTGGAGAAGTTAACAAAGTTTGTATTGAGCGTGAAGAAAGGCGCCTAACTGAGCTTGGCCAGAAGATCCTTGAAACATTTGTGCTATCTCATATATTTAG TGGGATTGAGGTTGCCTACCAAGAAGCTGTTGCTTTGAAGAGGCAAGAGGAGCTTATTCGTGAAGAGGAGCTCCTTGAAAATGAGATGAAGGGGAAACGTGGCAGTGCCATTGAGAAGGATAAGCGCACAAAGAAAAAACAG gccaaacaaaagaagaacaatcGTAAGGTCAAGGACAAGGAAAGAGAGGAGAAATCCGATTCAAATTTTCCAGAAAGGGGTCGAGATGGAAGCACAAATCATGATAAGGAGGACTCTAAGCAGGCAGGACAATTGGCTATGAAAGTCGATAACTCCGAAGAAGGTGCTTCAGATGTGTCAGACAATTTAGATGGATCAATTGAG ACATTGAAGAAGGATTCTACTGTGGATATTGAGACGTTGATATCATCTGTGTCTGCTACTGTGAGCAGTATACGAGGCAAAATAAATAACCTGCTAGACAGTACAAGTCATATATCGCCTAATAG AGGGAAAACTTGGCGCAACAGGTTTATTATCAGTATGAACACTGCCCTAGATGAAGATGATCTTCCTTCAAGCAGTTCTAGCTGTTCAGACCGCAATACGTCTGGTTGTGGGCCAGCTCCAAGGTTTGATCAGGATACTGCTCTACTCACCTTAAAAGATAGGCTTCGCAAGCTTGGGCAACGACTACATGAG AAGGAAATTGAGGGCAGGGAATTACTCAAGGCCCATTTGGAAAAGAAGGCTGCTGCTGAGGCAGCAGCTGGTTCATCCTCGGAGTCTTCATCTGATTCCTTGGAAAAGACTCAGGTTCTGAAGAACCCAGAGCAATCATCAGTATCTGATGCAAATATTAGTGCACCACCCCCAAAGGCTGTACCTGTAGCCACAAGTGATGCCAGTAATGGAGCTGTTCCAGCAACAGCAACATCCACCATAAGCACCAAATCTGTGCCTATTGCTACACCCACTCCAATTAAACTCGAGCCAGTTTTGTGCAAAGAACACGTATCATGTTCAAGCCAGCAAATTGATAGAGTTACTCAGATGCCCTCGAGATCGCCGCTAGTTGATAAGGCTATTCCAACCCCCCCAAAATCACCTTTGCCACAGGTTGATACAGTTACTAAAGCTACTCCAGCTCCCCCAAAATCTTCTACATCACAGCTTGTTAAAGTTGCTAAAGCCATCCCAGCTCCCCAAAAATCACCTGCACCCGAGGTTGATAAAGTTGCTCATAACTCAGTATCACGACAAATTCCTTCCACATCTATCTCAAAAGCTCTAGAAGATACCGTTCCTGATAGGGTTGCAGTCACATCTATACCCCAAACTCCTACGCCAACATCAAGGCCTTCGAGTGCTCCTCTGTTCCAGGCACCAAGATCAACTGTACCACCTACACCTGCAGTTCAAGTTTCTCCATTGCTTTCACACTCGATGACTGTGTCTGGACGATTGAGCGATGAATCTTCACCTTCCACCCCAAGTTATGTAACACAGGCCTACCGAAATGCTATCCTTGGTAGGGGTAGTCTGAATACGACCTCAGCAAGTATTGCACAATCAACTTCTATGGGCCAAAATATCTCAGTTTTACAACCACTGTCAGCATACGCATCAGCAACATCTGTCATGGTGCCTCCTGTTGAAAGGAGTGACCAATTACCAGGTAAGCAAGGCTGCATGTTCGGGCTTAGCAAGTCAGAAGCTCTTGATAACTGGTACCCATGGAAAGGTAATGGTGATGTTAACAGACACATGTGGAGAGATGacactcctaaccagcaaatgACCAATTGTGATGCGCGTGTCCACCCCTGGAAAGATAATTCTTATCAGCAAGCGAGCAGCAGTGGAACAGAACAAGGCAGATTTGGTGGACTGGAATATAGTCTGTTCCAGAGGGAGATACCTACAAGTTCTGTTTCACACCAGCAGCAGGGGCCAGTGGGTGAAGAATTCCCTCACCTTGATATCATCAATGACTTGCTTGATGAAAAAGCCAGTGGGAGTATGGCAGTCTCTCCCCTCCATGAATATCGTACATTTGGCTTGCCAATTTCTTCAAGAGGCAATATGGTAGACTCTGAAATGTCTTCTGTAAGTAATTCTGGCCGGTTTAACTTGACTAATCAGTACTATGATGAGGGTTACCGGGGGGCCTACGACACACAGAATGCTCTGCATAGGTTGAGAGATGGGCAACTTTCCACATTGGATGTTTATTCCAATCGAAGGTTGGGCTCAACTGCACCAAAACCTTGGCTATATAGCCATCCAAATCCAGCAGTGAACATTGGAATTAATTCGAATGTATTTTCACAACAGATGGGGGACTATATTAATTTAGCAAGTGGGAGGGTGAATGAGGAATATCCCGAATATCTGTATCGCCATCCCAATGGGCAGTAG
- the LOC133921830 gene encoding TNF receptor-associated factor homolog 1a-like isoform X1: MMVRAVTIDDSIASMTGFGDEDRSVTGDSLSEWRSCEQVDYGSPSTSPPFWDTDGEDDDPGPRPSDLFGRYTWRIENFSKEKREMKSEPFEAGGYKWYILVYPQGCDVSNHLSLFLCVANHDKLLPGWSHFAQFTIAVGNLDPKKVKYSDTLHRFWKKEHDWGWKKFMELSKIQDGFLVDDVIEIIAQVQVVREKVDRPFRCLDRPYQQELLRVYMTNIEQISRRFVEECRSKFIRLIEDKMRWSSFRAFWLAIDPTTRCRMSREKSDTILKIVVKHFFVEKEVTSTLVMDALYMGLKALEHHNKGKKGRVKVTDLEELSTPMVHVDMDMFVLAGDFMALLERAALEPLSCQPLSPKDDKCSQSRAKDDGSGEVNKVCIEREERRLTELGQKILETFVLSHIFSGIEVAYQEAVALKRQEELIREEELLENEMKGKRGSAIEKDKRTKKKQAKQKKNNRKVKDKEREEKSDSNFPERGRDGSTNHDKEDSKQAGQLAMKVDNSEEGASDVSDNLDGSIETLKKDSTVDIETLISSVSATVSSIRGKINNLLDSTSHISPNRGKTWRNRFIISMNTALDEDDLPSSSSSCSDRNTSGCGPAPRFDQDTALLTLKDRLRKLGQRLHEKEIEGRELLKAHLEKKAAAEAAAGSSSESSSDSLEKTQVLKNPEQSSVSDANISAPPPKAVPVATSDASNGAVPATATSTISTKSVPIATPTPIKLEPVLCKEHVSCSSQQIDRVTQMPSRSPLVDKAIPTPPKSPLPQVDTVTKATPAPPKSSTSQLVKVAKAIPAPQKSPAPEVDKVAHNSVSRQIPSTSISKALEDTVPDRVAVTSIPQTPTPTSRPSSAPLFQAPRSTVPPTPAVQVSPLLSHSMTVSGRLSDESSPSTPSYVTQAYRNAILGRGSLNTTSASIAQSTSMGQNISVLQPLSAYASATSVMVPPVERSDQLPGKQGCMFGLSKSEALDNWYPWKGNGDVNRHMWRDDTPNQQMTNCDARVHPWKDNSYQQASSSGTEQGRFGGLEYSLFQREIPTSSVSHQQQGPVGEEFPHLDIINDLLDEKASGSMAVSPLHEYRTFGLPISSRGNMVDSEMSSVSNSGRFNLTNQYYDEGYRGAYDTQNALHRLRDGQLSTLDVYSNRRLGSTAPKPWLYSHPNPAVNIGINSNVFSQQMGDYINLASGRVNEEYPEYLYRHPNGQ, from the exons ATGATGGTTCGTGCTGTGACAATTGATGATTCTATTGCGAGCATGACAGGGTTCGGGGACGAGGATCGCAGCGTGACTGGTGATTCCCTTTCCGAGTGGCGCTCCTGCGAGCAGGTCGATTATGGTAGCCCTTCAACGTCCCCTCCCTTTTGGGACACTGATGGTGAAGATGATGATCCTG GGCCCAGACCTTCAGATTTATTTGGGCGATATACTTGGAGAATTGAAAACTTTtcaaaggagaagagagaaaTGAAAAGTGAACCATTTGAAGCTGGTGGTTACAAGTG GTATATTCTAGTTTACCCTCAAGGATGTGATGTCTCCAATCACTTGTCATTGTTTCTTTGTGTTGCTAATCACGACAAACTCCTCCCAG GATGGAGCCATTTTGCACAATTCACTATAGCCGTGGGCAACCTTGATCCTAAGAAAGTTAAATATTCAG ACACCTTGCACAGATTCTGGAAGAAGGAACATGATTGGGGATGGAAAAAGTTTATGGAGTTGTCAAAAATTCAAGATGGTTTTCTTGTTGATGATGTTATTGAAATCATAGCTCAAGTTCAAGTTGTCAG AGAGAAAGTGGACCGACCATTTCGTTGCCTTGATCGCCCTTATCAACAAGAATTGCTCCGTGTCTACATGACAAACATAGAGCAAATTTCCCGACGTTTTGTTGAAGAATGCAGAAGTAAATTTATCAGGCTCATTGAGGACAAAATGAGGTGGTCCAG TTTTCGTGCCTTCTGGCTTGCAATTGATCCAACCACAAGATGTCGCATGTCCAGAGAGAAGAGCGACACCATATTGAAAATAGTGGTGAAGCATTTTTTTGTCGAGAAAGAAGTCACCTCAACATTAGTTATGGACGCTCTGTATATGGGTTTGAAGGCACTTGAGCACCATAACAAGGGCAAGAAAGGGAGAGTAAAAGTAACGGACTTGGAGGAGCTATCAACCCCTATGGTCCATGTTGATATGGACATGTTTGTTTTGGCTGGTGATTTCATGGCTTTGCTTGAGAGGGCAGCTTTAGAGCCCTTGTCTTGTCAACCTCTGTCACCAAAGGATGACAAGTGTTCCCAGAGCCGTGCTAAG GATGATGGTTCTGGAGAAGTTAACAAAGTTTGTATTGAGCGTGAAGAAAGGCGCCTAACTGAGCTTGGCCAGAAGATCCTTGAAACATTTGTGCTATCTCATATATTTAG TGGGATTGAGGTTGCCTACCAAGAAGCTGTTGCTTTGAAGAGGCAAGAGGAGCTTATTCGTGAAGAGGAGCTCCTTGAAAATGAGATGAAGGGGAAACGTGGCAGTGCCATTGAGAAGGATAAGCGCACAAAGAAAAAACAG gccaaacaaaagaagaacaatcGTAAGGTCAAGGACAAGGAAAGAGAGGAGAAATCCGATTCAAATTTTCCAGAAAGGGGTCGAGATGGAAGCACAAATCATGATAAGGAGGACTCTAAGCAGGCAGGACAATTGGCTATGAAAGTCGATAACTCCGAAGAAGGTGCTTCAGATGTGTCAGACAATTTAGATGGATCAATTGAG ACATTGAAGAAGGATTCTACTGTGGATATTGAGACGTTGATATCATCTGTGTCTGCTACTGTGAGCAGTATACGAGGCAAAATAAATAACCTGCTAGACAGTACAAGTCATATATCGCCTAATAG AGGGAAAACTTGGCGCAACAGGTTTATTATCAGTATGAACACTGCCCTAGATGAAGATGATCTTCCTTCAAGCAGTTCTAGCTGTTCAGACCGCAATACGTCTGGTTGTGGGCCAGCTCCAAGGTTTGATCAGGATACTGCTCTACTCACCTTAAAAGATAGGCTTCGCAAGCTTGGGCAACGACTACATGAG AAGGAAATTGAGGGCAGGGAATTACTCAAGGCCCATTTGGAAAAGAAGGCTGCTGCTGAGGCAGCAGCTGGTTCATCCTCGGAGTCTTCATCTGATTCCTTGGAAAAGACTCAGGTTCTGAAGAACCCAGAGCAATCATCAGTATCTGATGCAAATATTAGTGCACCACCCCCAAAGGCTGTACCTGTAGCCACAAGTGATGCCAGTAATGGAGCTGTTCCAGCAACAGCAACATCCACCATAAGCACCAAATCTGTGCCTATTGCTACACCCACTCCAATTAAACTCGAGCCAGTTTTGTGCAAAGAACACGTATCATGTTCAAGCCAGCAAATTGATAGAGTTACTCAGATGCCCTCGAGATCGCCGCTAGTTGATAAGGCTATTCCAACCCCCCCAAAATCACCTTTGCCACAGGTTGATACAGTTACTAAAGCTACTCCAGCTCCCCCAAAATCTTCTACATCACAGCTTGTTAAAGTTGCTAAAGCCATCCCAGCTCCCCAAAAATCACCTGCACCCGAGGTTGATAAAGTTGCTCATAACTCAGTATCACGACAAATTCCTTCCACATCTATCTCAAAAGCTCTAGAAGATACCGTTCCTGATAGGGTTGCAGTCACATCTATACCCCAAACTCCTACGCCAACATCAAGGCCTTCGAGTGCTCCTCTGTTCCAGGCACCAAGATCAACTGTACCACCTACACCTGCAGTTCAAGTTTCTCCATTGCTTTCACACTCGATGACTGTGTCTGGACGATTGAGCGATGAATCTTCACCTTCCACCCCAAGTTATGTAACACAGGCCTACCGAAATGCTATCCTTGGTAGGGGTAGTCTGAATACGACCTCAGCAAGTATTGCACAATCAACTTCTATGGGCCAAAATATCTCAGTTTTACAACCACTGTCAGCATACGCATCAGCAACATCTGTCATGGTGCCTCCTGTTGAAAGGAGTGACCAATTACCAGGTAAGCAAGGCTGCATGTTCGGGCTTAGCAAGTCAGAAGCTCTTGATAACTGGTACCCATGGAAAGGTAATGGTGATGTTAACAGACACATGTGGAGAGATGacactcctaaccagcaaatgACCAATTGTGATGCGCGTGTCCACCCCTGGAAAGATAATTCTTATCAGCAAGCGAGCAGCAGTGGAACAGAACAAGGCAGATTTGGTGGACTGGAATATAGTCTGTTCCAGAGGGAGATACCTACAAGTTCTGTTTCACACCAGCAGCAGGGGCCAGTGGGTGAAGAATTCCCTCACCTTGATATCATCAATGACTTGCTTGATGAAAAAGCCAGTGGGAGTATGGCAGTCTCTCCCCTCCATGAATATCGTACATTTGGCTTGCCAATTTCTTCAAGAGGCAATATGGTAGACTCTGAAATGTCTTCTGTAAGTAATTCTGGCCGGTTTAACTTGACTAATCAGTACTATGATGAGGGTTACCGGGGGGCCTACGACACACAGAATGCTCTGCATAGGTTGAGAGATGGGCAACTTTCCACATTGGATGTTTATTCCAATCGAAGGTTGGGCTCAACTGCACCAAAACCTTGGCTATATAGCCATCCAAATCCAGCAGTGAACATTGGAATTAATTCGAATGTATTTTCACAACAGATGGGGGACTATATTAATTTAGCAAGTGGGAGGGTGAATGAGGAATATCCCGAATATCTGTATCGCCATCCCAATGGGCAGTAG